The genomic segment AATTGAATCTGGCACTAAATTTCCCTCAGCAATAATCTGGCTCACTTGTTGACCAAGTGGCGTCTGACCTTTAATATGTGCTCTAAAAATATCACCTGTTGAAATATGAACCAATTGATATTTTTCAATAAGCTTTGCAGATTGGGTTCCCTTACCTGCACCCGGAGGGCCAAATATTACAAGGTTTAGCATAGTTTTATTTTAGAAATTAAAACGAGTTAAAAAATAAAAGCCTAATCACAGATGATGACTAGGCTTTTCAGTTGTGCGCTCCAAGGGAGTCGAACCCCTAACCTTCTGATCCGTAGTCAGATGCTCTATCCAATTGAGCTAGGAGCGCAGTAAACCATTACGTTTAGAACTCTGTCCCATTTGTTTTGGTGACGCAAATATAGTCAGAATTCGTTTTTTTACAAATTTTTTTTCAAAAAGAGGCAGGCCATTCACCTATCGCCTCTGTTATTAAAAAAGCCAATCCTATTGATTGGCTTCCAGTCGTGCACTCCAAGGGAGTCGAACCCCTAACCTTCTGATCCGTAGTCAGATGCTCTATCCAATTGAGCTAGGAGTGCCTTCATTAAACAGCTAGAAAAAGCTGTTACTGTGCGCTCAAAGGGAGTCGAACCCCTAACCTCCTGATCCGTAGTCAGGTGCTCTATCCAATTAAGCTATGAGCGCTGGGCAACCAAAAATGAACCTGTATGTGTTCCGATTTTGGTGATGCAAATATCGATATATTTATCGATTTAACAAACATTTTTTCTCTTTTTTAAACTTTATGAAACTACATTTCGTTTATCTCACTGATAATATTATATTTAAAATATCAACTTTTTTTTTCAGACACTGACAAATGTTATTATTCATGAGCAAAAGAGAATTAAAACTTAGTAAAATCCGCATCGGAGACATCAGTATCTCTTATTATATCCGCCCCAGCAAATCTTATCCCGCGCCGAGAACCGTTCTCTTTATCCACGGTTTCCCATTTAATAAAAATACCTGGAAGCAACAATTATTGGATCTCGACGAAGAGTATACCGGGATTGCGATCGATGTCAGAGGCCATGGACTTAGCACAAACGGTCATGGTTTCTTTTCCGTTGACGTGTTTGCCAAAGACCTAGTGGAGTTTATTCGAAAACTCGACCTGAATCATGTGGTCTTGTGCGGCATTTCAATGGGGGGATATATTGCCCTGCGGGCATACGAATTGATCGGACAGCAGCTTTCAGGGCTTATTCTATGCGACACTAACTCATTGGCTGATGACAACAAAGCCAAACAAAAGCGTTTTGACTCCATTCAGGCATTACTCAAATATGGACGAAGACCATTTGCAATCGGTTTTACGGAGAACGTATTTTATGAGAAAACGATTCGGGAAAACCCGGAGGCCGTGGAATTGATCAAAAGCTGTATCCGCAGAAACGAACTTGCCAGCATCTGTTCTACACAACTGGCGCTGGCCTCACGGACAGACACGACGCATTCGCTCAGAACGATTATTATCCCCACATTGGTTATCAAAGGGAAGTACGACAAACTAATGAGCGAAGAACAGACGAATGTCCTCATTGAGAACATTCCTGACGTACGTTTCATGGAATTTGAAGAATCAGGTCATCTACCAAATCTCGAAGAACCTGAAAAGTTCAGTGCTGTATTGAATGAATTTCTCCGCAGCTTACCTTAAGCTCCCCAACGGCAGTCTAAATATAAGGAGGCGATGCACCGATACATTCAAAAAAAGCCACGGCAGTGGCTTAATTTCTTTTTTTCATCGATATTTCATTCCATTTCCGATTAGAACGAAAAATCATCTTTTGAGCGAACATCAGCTTCCTCAGCGAACGCATCGTCAAAATTAGGCTCATAACGTTTTTCGATTACTTCCTGATTAGACTTTATATAATTCACTACGTCCGTCAAACCTTCAGCAAACTTTTCAAAATCTTCTTTATATAAGAAAATCTTATGCTTAATAAACTGGCCATCCTCAAAGCGTTTCTTGCTTTCTGTGATAGTAATGTAGTAATCGTTCGATCGAGTTGCTTTTACATCAAAAAAATAAGTACGCTTGCCTGCTCTCACCTTTTTTGAAAAAACCTCTTCACGCTCTTTGTTTTCAAAATCTCCCATTGGTTGTTATTTAAGTTTAAAGTAATCTTAATCTTTGATAAATATATAATAATTCATTTTAATCCACCAAATAATATTAAAAAAAAAGAGAATAACTCGTAAAATTGATAGATTTGATCAGCCCTGTCCGGATAAAAATTAAACAACAAAGTTTTTTACCGACGAAATCAGTACATTTACCGAAAATATAAGTTGTATTACCTAAAGCGAATATGTACCGTTTATTTGTGTCTCTATCTTTGAGTCATAAATAGTAAAACATTATGGAAAAAGAACCTATCATACCGAACAGCAACAACAGCCGCAACATCGTGGGAGCGATTGTGATCATCATAGGTATATTCTTATTATTGAATAACCTTCACTTAGGAGACTGGTTTCCGAGCTGGCTGTTTGGCTGGCAGATGATCCTGATCATTATTGGCCTGGTCATTGGCATCAACTCTCAATTTCAGAAAAAATCGGCTATCATCCTGCTCATCATTGGCGGAGCCAGCCTTATTTCGAGGATGATGCGGACGGATTTTGGTTCGGTCACGGTCCCGATCATTATTATTTCTCTGGGGATTTATTTTATTATGAGCAAACGGAAGCCACCTGTAATTCCGCCGAGTTATCCGAATCCGCCTCAAGACAATTACGATTGGGACAAGCGCGTCCGTATTCCGGATGAAGGTGCTACAGAGCCAAGAACTGACACATCTGAATCAAAGCCTTTTAATGAACGATATGGATCCAGCCCACAAGCCTCGCCCGACGCGCAGGCTTTTGGCGGCAATAGCAATAGCTCCTTTCATCAATCTTTTGAGGACAACCTCAACCTGAACAGCATCTTTGCCGGACAGAAGAAAGTGATCTATTCGAAGCAATTCAGAGGCGGCAATCTGACCAATGTATTTGGCAGCATTGAGCTGGACCTCACCAAAGCCGACATTCAGCAGCCTATTGTCATTGATACCTTTCAATTATTCGGTAGTGCGCGAATTATTATTCCTCCACACTGGACAGTCGTCAGCAATGTTGCTTCTATATTGGGTTCGGTCGATGATCGCCGATTTCAGACGATATATAATCCCGACGCGGACAAAAAGATTTATATCACGGGTACCTGTATATTGGGTAGCCTAACGATCAAAAATGCTTAATACATGAAAAACAAACTCTCTTTCAGTATTAAAGGTCGATTAATAGGTATTATTTGCATATCCGTATTTATCGGATATCTGGCGTTGCAGTATTTGCTCATGCTACGCTCAGGCTTTGACGCACAACTGGCATTTAAAGACGCGCTGATCAATAGCGGGGTGATGATGTTCTGCTGCTATGGTATGTCGTCAGCGCTAAACTTCTATACCCCGCAACCCCGCGAAATATGGAAAGTTCTGATTATTGGTCTGGTCATGGCAGCAATCAGTACCCTATTAAGCCGTTTTTTGATGAGTTACCTGATCCAGTCCAATTTCATCGCATTGCTGGACTTGACATTACCTTATCGGGCGCTGGTCAATTTCCTGATTTTAACCTCTGTTGCCATTATCAATATTGTTTGGAATATCCAGGAGGATAATATTAATAACATGAAGCGGAAGCAAGAGTCCGAAAATCTGCTGCGTGAAGCTGAGTTATACAATTTACGCCAACAGCTGCAACCCCACTTTTTGTTCAACAGCCTAAACTCCATCATTGCGCTAATCGGGTCCAACCCGGACGAGGCGCGTAACATGACATTCCAGCTTTCGGACTTCCTTCGCGGCACGCTGAGGAAAGAAAATAACCAGATCATTTCCCTGGAAGAAGAGCTCGATCATTTGCAACTTTACCTAGATATAGAAAAGGTACGTTTTGGCCACCGTCTCAACACGAGCATATCCTCCGCGGAGGATATATTCAGCTACAGACTACCCGCGATGATCATTCAGCCCCTGGTAGAAAACGCCATAAAACATGGGCTTTATAACGTCACCGATCAAGTCGACATCCAGATCAAGTGCATGGCAAACGAGGGACAACTCCTCATTCAGATCAGCAATCCTTTTGATGTGGAAGAACAATCAAAACCAAAAAAAGGCACCGGATTTGGCCTTTCTAGCATCCAGCGCCGTTTATATCTGCTATACGGAAGAAATGATCTGCTTGATACGCAGGTCCAGGACAATATATTTACCAGTACCCTAAAAATACCTCAATATGATTAAAGTCGTTATTATCGATGATGAACCATTGGCACGCTCAATTATTGCGGGCTACCTTAAAAGCGAAGCTGATATCAGCATTGTAGCAGAATGCGGAGACGGCTTTGAAGGTGTCAAAGCGATTCAGACCCATGAGCCGGATCTAGTTTTCCTGGATGTCCAGATGCCCA from the Sphingobacterium thalpophilum genome contains:
- a CDS encoding DUF3276 family protein, with the translated sequence MGDFENKEREEVFSKKVRAGKRTYFFDVKATRSNDYYITITESKKRFEDGQFIKHKIFLYKEDFEKFAEGLTDVVNYIKSNQEVIEKRYEPNFDDAFAEEADVRSKDDFSF
- a CDS encoding sensor histidine kinase, producing the protein MKNKLSFSIKGRLIGIICISVFIGYLALQYLLMLRSGFDAQLAFKDALINSGVMMFCCYGMSSALNFYTPQPREIWKVLIIGLVMAAISTLLSRFLMSYLIQSNFIALLDLTLPYRALVNFLILTSVAIINIVWNIQEDNINNMKRKQESENLLREAELYNLRQQLQPHFLFNSLNSIIALIGSNPDEARNMTFQLSDFLRGTLRKENNQIISLEEELDHLQLYLDIEKVRFGHRLNTSISSAEDIFSYRLPAMIIQPLVENAIKHGLYNVTDQVDIQIKCMANEGQLLIQISNPFDVEEQSKPKKGTGFGLSSIQRRLYLLYGRNDLLDTQVQDNIFTSTLKIPQYD
- a CDS encoding alpha/beta fold hydrolase: MSKRELKLSKIRIGDISISYYIRPSKSYPAPRTVLFIHGFPFNKNTWKQQLLDLDEEYTGIAIDVRGHGLSTNGHGFFSVDVFAKDLVEFIRKLDLNHVVLCGISMGGYIALRAYELIGQQLSGLILCDTNSLADDNKAKQKRFDSIQALLKYGRRPFAIGFTENVFYEKTIRENPEAVELIKSCIRRNELASICSTQLALASRTDTTHSLRTIIIPTLVIKGKYDKLMSEEQTNVLIENIPDVRFMEFEESGHLPNLEEPEKFSAVLNEFLRSLP
- a CDS encoding LiaF transmembrane domain-containing protein encodes the protein MEKEPIIPNSNNSRNIVGAIVIIIGIFLLLNNLHLGDWFPSWLFGWQMILIIIGLVIGINSQFQKKSAIILLIIGGASLISRMMRTDFGSVTVPIIIISLGIYFIMSKRKPPVIPPSYPNPPQDNYDWDKRVRIPDEGATEPRTDTSESKPFNERYGSSPQASPDAQAFGGNSNSSFHQSFEDNLNLNSIFAGQKKVIYSKQFRGGNLTNVFGSIELDLTKADIQQPIVIDTFQLFGSARIIIPPHWTVVSNVASILGSVDDRRFQTIYNPDADKKIYITGTCILGSLTIKNA